The following are from one region of the Rhodopirellula sp. P2 genome:
- a CDS encoding YbaB/EbfC family nucleoid-associated protein, whose protein sequence is MFKGLGNLGNIASMVGKLQEIPQKMQELNDQMRSERVSASSSCNHVEVVMNGIGEVQSVQIAPEILGVGGSEAVAPEDLQHAIRDATNAAGAAAKQLYASAISQLASDMDLNMPGVDGLLTSLTGGNG, encoded by the coding sequence ATGTTCAAAGGCCTCGGCAATCTCGGCAACATCGCTTCGATGGTTGGCAAGCTGCAAGAAATCCCGCAGAAAATGCAGGAGCTCAATGACCAGATGCGAAGCGAACGTGTTTCGGCAAGTTCGTCTTGCAATCACGTGGAAGTGGTCATGAATGGGATCGGTGAAGTTCAATCGGTGCAGATCGCTCCCGAGATCTTGGGCGTTGGTGGCAGCGAAGCGGTTGCCCCCGAAGATTTGCAGCACGCCATTCGCGATGCGACCAACGCGGCCGGTGCAGCTGCCAAGCAGTTGTACGCCAGTGCAATCAGTCAGCTTGCATCGGACATGGATTTGAACATGCCCGGTGTCGATGGTTTGCTGACGAGCCTGACGGGTGGCAATGGATGA
- the recR gene encoding recombination mediator RecR, with amino-acid sequence MSGHAGAVSDLVDQLSKLPGIGRKSAERLAFHLLRVHEDEALALASAIRRVRTDVRYCSVCYNLSETELCRICADPKRDATRLCVVEQPRDLLSLDASGVYSGLYHVLLGRIAPLDGITPDQLTIDSLVERVRTGNFSEIIMATNPTVEGDGTSLYLSNLMQEFPVEITRLARGITSGSVLEYANREIIADALTGRQRL; translated from the coding sequence ATGAGCGGGCATGCCGGTGCGGTATCCGATTTAGTCGACCAGCTCAGCAAGCTGCCAGGGATCGGTCGTAAAAGCGCTGAGAGGTTGGCGTTCCATTTGCTGCGAGTCCATGAGGATGAGGCGTTGGCGCTTGCGTCCGCGATTCGTCGTGTTCGCACCGACGTTCGCTACTGCTCGGTTTGTTACAACCTGTCCGAGACCGAGCTTTGCCGCATCTGTGCCGATCCCAAACGCGATGCCACGCGGCTGTGTGTCGTCGAGCAACCGCGAGATCTGCTCAGCCTCGATGCGTCGGGGGTCTACTCGGGGTTGTATCACGTGTTGCTTGGCCGAATCGCACCCCTGGATGGGATCACACCTGACCAATTGACCATCGATTCGCTGGTGGAGCGGGTGCGGACAGGAAATTTTTCTGAGATCATCATGGCGACCAACCCGACGGTCGAGGGTGATGGCACTTCCCTGTATTTATCTAATTTAATGCAGGAATTCCCGGTGGAAATCACCCGTTTGGCTCGCGGCATCACTTCCGGCAGCGTCCTGGAATATGCCAATCGCGAAATAATTGCTGATGCGTTGACGGGTAGGCAGCGGTTATAA
- the rpoN gene encoding RNA polymerase factor sigma-54 — translation MSVGLQARQSQVQKLAPRMIQSMEILQMPTLALQERIEQEMNENPLLEQQTGDPLNPDEGDDEVPDKDTRSENEKELVVDNDHDNKDDFERLLNMDSDLPSTFDDSFRQSANRMSDDADRRHDMMANAQSRPESLNDYLLHQLAEMDIDDEVEQIAERIISTLNASDGGYLRMPLADLLPSGHSKEDYEKAEEALAVVQSLEPSGIAARNLSECLISQLDPSIEHFEELSILIRNHLNDLAENRLPQISKKTGFSIELIQELREELHLLNPKPGAAFLETYVPNVTPDIILEQDESGEYRVRLDDDRVPTLFISEYYRRRLQASDCTDAEREFIKQKINGAQWLIDSIEQRRSTLTRVSEAIVAHQKRFLDEGPEAIEPLKMQQIADKVGVHVTTVSRAVDDKWIQTPRGILPLRRFFVGGTQTEDGEDVAWDTIRLKLQELIDKEDKSKPYSDENLVDELKKAGMTVARRTVTKYRKKMGIPSSRQRRDWSLTAS, via the coding sequence ATGTCAGTGGGGCTTCAAGCCCGGCAAAGCCAAGTCCAGAAACTCGCGCCACGGATGATCCAGTCGATGGAGATCCTGCAGATGCCCACGTTGGCATTGCAGGAACGCATCGAGCAGGAGATGAACGAGAATCCGTTGCTGGAGCAGCAAACCGGAGATCCGTTGAATCCGGATGAAGGGGACGACGAGGTCCCCGACAAGGACACCCGCAGCGAGAACGAGAAGGAATTGGTGGTCGACAACGACCACGACAACAAAGACGACTTTGAGCGTCTGCTGAACATGGACTCGGATCTGCCGAGCACCTTTGACGATTCATTTCGGCAGAGTGCTAACCGCATGTCGGATGACGCGGACCGTCGTCACGACATGATGGCGAATGCCCAGTCTCGCCCAGAATCGTTGAACGATTATCTGCTGCACCAGTTGGCAGAGATGGACATCGACGATGAGGTGGAGCAAATCGCCGAACGGATCATCAGCACCTTGAATGCCTCCGATGGTGGTTACTTGCGGATGCCGCTGGCTGATTTGCTGCCCTCCGGACATTCCAAGGAAGACTACGAGAAAGCTGAGGAAGCATTGGCGGTGGTGCAGTCCCTCGAGCCAAGTGGCATTGCCGCTCGTAATTTGAGCGAATGCTTGATCTCGCAACTGGACCCGTCAATCGAGCATTTCGAAGAGTTGTCGATCCTGATTCGCAATCATCTGAACGACCTGGCAGAAAATCGTCTGCCACAGATTTCGAAGAAGACTGGGTTCTCGATCGAGCTGATTCAAGAGTTGCGGGAAGAGTTGCATCTCTTGAATCCGAAACCTGGTGCTGCGTTTTTGGAAACGTACGTCCCCAACGTGACGCCAGACATCATTCTGGAGCAGGATGAATCCGGCGAATATCGCGTTCGCTTGGACGACGACCGAGTTCCAACACTGTTCATCAGTGAGTACTACCGGCGTCGTTTGCAGGCCTCGGATTGCACGGATGCGGAGCGTGAGTTCATCAAGCAAAAGATCAACGGCGCGCAGTGGTTGATCGACTCGATCGAGCAACGTCGAAGCACGTTGACCCGCGTGTCGGAAGCCATCGTGGCGCATCAGAAGCGTTTTCTCGATGAAGGTCCCGAGGCCATTGAACCTCTCAAAATGCAGCAAATCGCTGACAAAGTCGGGGTTCACGTGACGACGGTGAGCCGTGCAGTGGATGACAAGTGGATTCAAACCCCACGCGGGATTCTTCCGCTGCGTCGCTTTTTCGTCGGCGGCACCCAGACCGAAGATGGGGAGGATGTTGCTTGGGACACGATTCGTTTGAAGCTCCAAGAATTGATCGACAAAGAAGACAAGAGCAAACCTTACAGCGACGAGAATCTGGTTGACGAGTTGAAGAAGGCCGGGATGACGGTCGCTCGCCGAACCGTCACCAAGTATCGAAAAAAGATGGGCATTCCCAGCAGTCGACAACGGCGTGATTGGAGTCTCACCGCTTCCTGA
- a CDS encoding S1C family serine protease, whose protein sequence is MKRSLFVGLVVMNVSLILLVIALLIRPLGGDRSLRPSVEVTSPEPRSGESRPTATAARRSSYEVDVARETMGVSAASDQADSETRTIELFRVTSPSVVHITTSKVARDFLSMNLQEIPQGSGTGFVWDKAGHIVTNNHVIQNADVAMVAFDDQTSFPAKLVGVAPDKDLAVLRIDAPANRLRPIPRGVSADLEVGRTALAIGNPFGLDQTLTTGVISALGREIKSDSGIPIKDVIQTDAAINPGNSGGPLLDRSGQLIGVNTAIYSPSGAYAGIGFAIPVDTVRWVVPELIEHGRIIRPGIAITVASDSMSKRFKLPPGVLILEVPDPSSAAEAGLMPTRRTRFGDIVLGDIIVAVDNQPVTSTADLTLIFENHESGDVVDVTVLRQGAELVLPVELETLD, encoded by the coding sequence TTGAAACGATCTCTTTTCGTTGGCTTGGTGGTGATGAATGTGAGTTTGATACTCCTGGTCATCGCACTGCTCATTCGCCCTCTTGGGGGCGATCGGTCTTTGCGGCCATCGGTGGAGGTCACTTCCCCAGAGCCGCGTTCAGGTGAAAGCAGACCCACGGCGACAGCCGCGCGACGCAGTTCGTATGAGGTCGATGTCGCTCGCGAAACGATGGGCGTTTCCGCAGCAAGCGATCAGGCCGACTCCGAGACGCGGACCATTGAATTGTTCCGGGTGACATCGCCGTCGGTCGTTCACATCACGACCTCCAAGGTGGCTCGCGATTTCCTCAGCATGAACTTGCAGGAGATTCCACAGGGCAGTGGGACCGGATTTGTTTGGGACAAAGCCGGTCACATCGTGACCAACAATCATGTGATTCAAAATGCCGACGTGGCGATGGTCGCGTTTGATGATCAAACCAGTTTTCCGGCGAAATTGGTGGGCGTTGCCCCGGACAAAGATCTCGCCGTGTTGCGAATCGATGCCCCTGCCAATCGACTGCGTCCAATCCCGCGAGGTGTCTCGGCAGACTTGGAAGTGGGGCGGACCGCGCTCGCCATTGGCAACCCGTTTGGGTTGGATCAGACTCTGACGACGGGCGTTATCAGTGCGCTCGGTCGCGAAATCAAGTCGGACTCGGGGATCCCGATCAAGGATGTGATTCAAACCGACGCGGCGATCAACCCTGGCAACAGTGGCGGCCCGTTGTTGGATCGTTCGGGGCAGTTGATTGGTGTCAACACAGCGATCTACAGTCCCTCGGGAGCGTACGCCGGAATCGGATTCGCGATTCCAGTCGATACGGTTCGTTGGGTGGTTCCGGAGTTGATTGAACACGGCCGGATCATCCGACCCGGCATTGCAATCACAGTTGCCAGCGACTCCATGAGCAAGCGGTTCAAGTTGCCGCCGGGCGTTTTGATTCTGGAAGTGCCTGATCCCAGCAGCGCTGCGGAGGCAGGGTTGATGCCGACGCGTCGAACCCGCTTCGGGGACATCGTGCTAGGCGATATCATTGTGGCAGTCGACAATCAACCAGTCACATCAACGGCGGATCTGACGCTGATTTTTGAAAACCATGAGAGTGGTGACGTGGTGGACGTCACGGTTCTTCGCCAAGGTGCTGAATTGGTTTTGCCAGTTGAACTCGAAACATTGGACTGA
- a CDS encoding D-TA family PLP-dependent enzyme — MLRPWYETDNLDEVNSPALLVYPDRVQANLDRMIEMAGSSDRLRPHVKTHKMPAITQLNIAAGITRFKAATIAEAEMTAEAGAQDVLLAVQPVGPNVQRLVKLIKRYPGCLFSCLVDEPAVLVQLENAFQGAGVCGSVWLDINVGMNRTGIAPSAAASDLIRSLLSSEHVGFAGIHVYDGHLHDTDAERLKQQFDGVMKPFWAWLAESQRASGTRPRLVAGGTPTASFWQAEAGARQLEIETGAGTTVLWDAGQPTFSPAMPFEPAAVVVTRVISRPTESHVCLDLGHKSIASEMPLPRVKWLNWEEEHEVVGHNEEHLVLQTKERCSLRCGDVLYGVPVHICPTVALHQHAECVRDHRVSEQWQVVARDRKLTI; from the coding sequence ATGTTGCGTCCCTGGTACGAAACGGACAATCTCGACGAAGTCAATTCGCCGGCGTTGTTGGTCTACCCTGATCGAGTCCAAGCCAACTTAGATCGGATGATCGAAATGGCGGGGAGTTCCGATCGGCTGCGACCGCATGTGAAAACTCACAAGATGCCCGCCATCACCCAGCTGAACATTGCTGCCGGGATCACTCGGTTCAAGGCGGCGACGATCGCGGAAGCTGAGATGACGGCTGAAGCCGGGGCTCAGGATGTTCTGCTTGCCGTGCAGCCGGTGGGCCCCAATGTTCAGCGATTGGTGAAGCTGATCAAACGCTATCCCGGTTGCCTGTTTTCGTGTCTGGTGGATGAGCCAGCGGTGTTGGTGCAGCTTGAAAATGCGTTTCAAGGGGCCGGTGTCTGCGGAAGCGTCTGGTTGGACATCAACGTTGGCATGAACCGTACCGGCATCGCCCCCTCCGCTGCCGCATCGGATTTGATTCGATCTCTGTTGTCGAGTGAGCATGTTGGTTTCGCTGGGATCCACGTCTACGACGGTCACTTGCATGACACGGATGCCGAGCGTTTGAAGCAACAGTTCGACGGCGTCATGAAGCCGTTTTGGGCATGGCTCGCTGAGTCGCAGCGGGCCTCGGGAACCCGGCCAAGATTGGTTGCGGGAGGAACCCCCACGGCAAGTTTTTGGCAAGCGGAGGCAGGGGCTCGGCAACTTGAGATTGAAACGGGTGCCGGGACGACGGTGTTGTGGGATGCGGGGCAGCCGACCTTCTCTCCAGCCATGCCTTTCGAGCCCGCTGCGGTCGTGGTGACCCGAGTGATCAGTCGGCCCACGGAGTCGCACGTTTGCCTCGATCTCGGTCACAAATCGATTGCGTCGGAGATGCCACTTCCACGCGTCAAGTGGTTGAACTGGGAGGAGGAGCACGAGGTGGTTGGCCACAATGAAGAGCACCTGGTTTTGCAGACCAAGGAACGCTGTTCGCTTCGCTGTGGCGATGTGCTCTACGGAGTCCCCGTCCACATTTGTCCGACGGTGGCGTTGCACCAGCACGCGGAATGCGTGCGGGATCATCGCGTGAGCGAGCAATGGCAGGTGGTGGCTCGCGACCGAAAGCTGACGATTTAG
- the aroE gene encoding shikimate dehydrogenase, giving the protein MICVSLGRARHKRMIAEHQYLVEQGAQLVELRLDYISRAVDLKRLLNDRPGPVVATVRRKEDGGRWERSEQDRLMLLRSVIAAGAEYVDIEADVAAQIPRYGNTKRIISYHDFSGTPENLDELHEAMAAEDADIVKIACMANSFSDNIRMINLCKNAKIPTIGICMGEIGMLTRILANRVGSPFTYATFSSDKKLAPGQLNWKEMNSVYHYETIKEDTALFGVIADPVAHSHSPLIHNAAFVDAGLNARYLPLRVPKDDLPSFMNTCTDLGIQGISITIPHKESALQYCTQAESAATGIGAINTMVFNGDDRLGYNTDYRAAMDCIEEAFNIERGTENSLQGKTALILGAGGVSRAIAWGLRQRKCDVTISSRTRERAEMLAADIGCHVVDWEERHDTKVQLLINGTPIGMHPDVDNTPFNQSALNQFMVVFDTVYNPENTLLIKQAKQKQSRVITGVDMFVRQAAYQFKLFTGQEASIDLMRKKIKEATNPVQLN; this is encoded by the coding sequence ATGATTTGTGTCAGTCTCGGCCGTGCCCGCCACAAACGCATGATCGCCGAACACCAGTACTTGGTCGAACAAGGCGCCCAGCTCGTTGAATTGCGTCTGGATTACATTTCGCGCGCCGTGGACCTGAAACGATTACTCAATGACCGTCCAGGTCCCGTGGTCGCCACGGTCCGTCGCAAAGAGGACGGCGGGCGATGGGAACGATCCGAGCAAGATCGCCTGATGCTTTTGCGCAGCGTCATTGCGGCGGGAGCGGAATACGTTGACATCGAAGCCGACGTCGCCGCGCAGATCCCACGATACGGCAACACCAAACGAATCATCAGCTACCACGACTTCAGTGGCACACCTGAAAATCTCGACGAACTGCACGAGGCGATGGCAGCCGAAGACGCTGACATCGTCAAAATCGCCTGCATGGCGAATTCGTTTTCGGACAACATCCGAATGATCAACCTCTGCAAGAACGCGAAGATCCCGACGATCGGGATCTGCATGGGCGAGATCGGCATGCTGACCCGGATCCTCGCCAATCGCGTCGGATCACCGTTCACCTACGCGACGTTCAGCTCGGACAAAAAACTTGCTCCGGGACAACTGAACTGGAAGGAGATGAACAGCGTCTACCACTACGAAACAATCAAGGAAGACACCGCGTTGTTCGGCGTGATCGCGGACCCCGTCGCTCATAGCCACAGCCCGCTGATCCACAACGCTGCCTTCGTCGACGCGGGGCTGAACGCACGCTACCTGCCCTTGCGGGTGCCCAAGGATGACCTGCCTTCGTTCATGAACACCTGCACGGACCTGGGCATCCAAGGAATCAGCATCACGATTCCCCACAAAGAATCGGCCCTGCAATATTGCACACAAGCCGAATCTGCCGCCACCGGCATTGGTGCGATCAACACCATGGTCTTCAACGGGGACGATCGCCTCGGTTACAACACCGACTATCGAGCCGCGATGGATTGCATCGAAGAAGCATTCAATATCGAGCGTGGCACCGAGAATTCCCTGCAAGGAAAAACCGCACTGATCTTGGGAGCCGGCGGGGTTTCAAGAGCCATCGCGTGGGGACTGCGGCAACGCAAGTGTGACGTCACCATCAGCTCTCGAACCCGCGAACGCGCTGAGATGCTGGCCGCTGACATCGGTTGCCATGTCGTCGACTGGGAAGAACGCCACGACACGAAAGTCCAACTGCTCATCAATGGGACACCAATCGGCATGCACCCAGATGTCGACAACACCCCGTTCAACCAATCCGCTCTGAATCAGTTCATGGTTGTCTTCGACACGGTTTACAACCCCGAAAACACACTGCTGATCAAACAAGCCAAACAGAAACAATCTCGCGTGATCACCGGTGTGGACATGTTCGTCCGCCAAGCCGCGTATCAGTTCAAACTCTTCACCGGCCAAGAAGCCTCGATCGACCTGATGCGAAAGAAGATCAAAGAAGCCACCAACCCAGTCCAGCTGAACTAA
- a CDS encoding outer membrane protein assembly factor BamB family protein encodes MIHCFQDTASAKKVPAMIRVGCCLAVLLSGCVLPAAFAEDVVSPVWPTARGNFAGTGARSTGLAEELVLQWETKTAEAIESAPVSDGNHVFVVDVMGGLEAISLSTGKSMWRHELETGFVASPALFLPLDVRPSVGAVNVLDASELAANTSPLQPEGLRSWAENLSPVLVSGDVEGNVVAWDPVSGEQLWKSLTGGEISASPSFYVLRRPDSAGEIELQPRVLVTSQDGSLYCFALDSGELIWKYETGDQIRCGATIGDGKTYLGGCDGGLHVVDLSTGKASREPIPLGGPTGSTPAIQGGQLFVPIMDGVLYAFSPQNDSDAPVEPTWEYSDPDRSQEYRGSVAVTDEVVVVTSRNKTVDAIERETGKLRWRVTLKRRADASPVIAGDDVWIASTDGRLVRLALLDGREKWDFEIRGAFIGEPAIVGGRLVIADDEGMVRSFGPK; translated from the coding sequence ATGATTCACTGCTTTCAAGACACCGCATCCGCAAAAAAGGTTCCCGCCATGATTCGAGTCGGTTGTTGTCTCGCTGTGCTGCTTAGTGGATGTGTTTTGCCGGCGGCGTTTGCAGAGGACGTCGTTTCGCCGGTTTGGCCAACGGCACGTGGGAACTTCGCCGGGACTGGAGCGCGGTCGACCGGATTGGCGGAAGAGTTGGTGCTGCAATGGGAAACCAAGACCGCCGAAGCGATCGAGTCCGCTCCCGTGAGCGACGGCAACCACGTTTTCGTGGTGGACGTGATGGGCGGTCTGGAAGCCATCTCGCTTTCCACGGGCAAGTCGATGTGGCGGCACGAGTTGGAGACGGGGTTTGTGGCTTCTCCAGCCCTGTTCCTGCCGCTGGACGTCCGTCCGTCCGTGGGAGCGGTGAATGTCTTGGACGCGAGCGAGCTGGCAGCGAATACGAGTCCTTTGCAACCGGAAGGTCTTCGGTCGTGGGCCGAAAACCTGTCGCCCGTGTTGGTTTCGGGAGATGTCGAAGGCAATGTGGTCGCTTGGGATCCTGTCTCGGGGGAGCAGCTTTGGAAAAGCTTGACCGGCGGCGAAATCAGTGCGTCGCCCTCTTTCTACGTGCTGCGGCGGCCAGATTCAGCAGGCGAGATTGAATTGCAGCCGCGGGTGTTGGTGACCAGCCAGGATGGCAGTTTGTATTGTTTTGCCTTGGATTCAGGCGAGCTGATTTGGAAGTATGAAACCGGCGACCAGATTCGCTGTGGCGCGACCATCGGCGATGGGAAAACTTATCTGGGCGGATGCGATGGAGGGTTGCATGTGGTGGATCTGAGCACCGGCAAGGCTTCACGCGAGCCGATTCCGCTGGGAGGGCCAACGGGCAGCACACCCGCGATTCAAGGTGGGCAACTGTTTGTTCCGATCATGGATGGCGTGTTGTACGCGTTCTCACCACAAAACGATTCTGACGCTCCAGTCGAACCGACGTGGGAATACAGCGATCCCGACCGAAGCCAGGAATACCGCGGGAGCGTCGCGGTCACCGACGAAGTCGTGGTCGTGACCAGTCGCAACAAAACAGTGGATGCGATTGAGCGAGAGACTGGCAAACTTCGTTGGAGAGTGACTTTGAAGCGGCGTGCGGATGCTTCCCCCGTGATTGCGGGAGACGACGTTTGGATCGCATCCACGGACGGCCGGCTGGTGCGTTTGGCACTTCTTGACGGACGAGAAAAGTGGGATTTCGAAATTCGCGGTGCCTTCATCGGTGAACCTGCCATCGTGGGGGGGCGTTTGGTCATCGCGGACGATGAAGGCATGGTACGCAGCTTTGGGCCAAAGTGA
- a CDS encoding coproporphyrinogen-III oxidase family protein, translating into MTTASTQDESREKKPEGSKTEVGSYFISNYPPYSQWKADSLDEVKQRMGSAPTSENPLGLYLHIPFCRKRCKFCYFKVFTDVKAPEVQRYVDALCNEISMVSQLPVMGDRPFRFVYFGGGTPSFLSPKQLTKLADRLREHITWDGAEEVTFECEPGTLSETKVKTLREQLGVTRLSLGIENFSDKLLEENGRAHLSKQVFTAWEWIEAAQFPNVNIDLISGMVGETWENWRDNIRRTIDMSPESVTIYQMELPFNTVYSADILGNKIDSPVADWQTKRDWVSYAFDEMTSAGYKVSSAYTLVKDTGKVNFSYRDNLWRGADLLATGIASFGHAAGAHYQNLPHMEQYLGAIEEGNLPLGRGFVPTEHQALIREMILLLKRGFLERDYFQAKFGVDIVEDWKSVWDGYVEEGLAEVHPDEVRLTREGLLRVDSLLPAFFEPEHQNVRYT; encoded by the coding sequence ATGACGACTGCATCGACCCAGGACGAGTCTCGCGAAAAAAAGCCGGAAGGTAGCAAGACGGAAGTCGGTAGCTACTTCATCAGCAATTATCCGCCCTACAGCCAGTGGAAAGCGGATTCGCTCGATGAAGTGAAGCAACGCATGGGTTCCGCACCGACCAGCGAGAATCCGTTGGGGCTGTATCTGCACATCCCATTTTGCCGAAAACGCTGTAAGTTTTGTTACTTCAAAGTCTTCACGGACGTCAAAGCTCCGGAAGTTCAACGCTATGTCGATGCGTTGTGCAACGAGATTTCGATGGTCAGTCAACTGCCGGTGATGGGCGATCGCCCGTTTCGGTTTGTTTACTTCGGCGGTGGGACCCCAAGTTTTCTTTCACCCAAGCAATTGACCAAGCTCGCGGATCGGTTGCGCGAGCACATCACTTGGGATGGTGCCGAAGAAGTCACCTTTGAATGCGAACCAGGCACGCTGAGCGAGACCAAAGTCAAGACGCTGCGTGAGCAATTGGGCGTGACCCGGTTGAGCTTGGGAATTGAAAATTTCTCCGACAAGTTGCTGGAGGAGAACGGCCGGGCTCACCTCTCCAAACAAGTTTTCACCGCTTGGGAGTGGATCGAAGCGGCCCAGTTCCCCAATGTGAACATCGACCTGATCTCGGGGATGGTGGGGGAGACCTGGGAGAATTGGCGAGACAACATTCGCCGAACGATCGACATGTCACCAGAGAGCGTGACGATCTACCAAATGGAACTGCCGTTCAACACGGTTTACAGCGCCGATATTTTGGGCAACAAGATTGATAGCCCTGTGGCCGACTGGCAGACCAAACGCGACTGGGTCAGCTACGCCTTTGATGAGATGACATCAGCTGGATACAAGGTCAGCAGCGCGTACACGTTGGTCAAAGACACCGGGAAAGTGAACTTCTCTTACCGTGATAACCTCTGGCGAGGTGCCGACTTGTTAGCAACTGGCATCGCCAGTTTCGGTCATGCTGCTGGGGCTCACTACCAAAACCTGCCTCACATGGAACAGTACCTCGGCGCGATCGAGGAAGGGAATTTGCCGCTCGGCCGCGGATTTGTTCCGACGGAGCACCAAGCCTTGATTCGCGAAATGATTTTGTTGCTGAAGCGTGGGTTCCTGGAACGGGACTATTTCCAAGCCAAGTTTGGCGTTGATATCGTGGAGGATTGGAAATCGGTCTGGGATGGTTACGTGGAAGAAGGCCTGGCCGAAGTGCATCCCGATGAAGTTCGTTTGACTCGGGAGGGGTTGCTGCGAGTCGATTCTTTGCTGCCGGCATTCTTTGAGCCTGAGCACCAGAACGTTCGCTACACATGA
- the folP gene encoding dihydropteroate synthase, with protein sequence MIRRAVWRTSRRRLEIGRRPLVMGILNVTPDSFSDGGRFVAAGEQLASEKTWADAVNVALQMQSAGADLIDIGGESTRPYSDPVDAETEERRVVPVIERLASQLTIPISIDTSKASVARAAMHAGAEIINDVTGLEGDSMMPAVAVETSAGVCVMHMRGNPQTMQDDPSYDDVVEEIEQYLLARRQACLDAGIDAERICLDPGIGFGKTHEHNLTLLTATQRFASHGTPILMGHSRKGFIKKLLQSKQRLSGDGYDPMAGTLGVSLAVAAAGAHVIRVHDVAETTQALDLFEAAGGLDGRVAGR encoded by the coding sequence ATGATCCGACGAGCGGTGTGGCGGACGTCGCGGCGTCGTTTGGAAATCGGCCGACGTCCGCTCGTGATGGGGATCTTGAACGTCACCCCGGATAGCTTTTCAGACGGTGGTCGCTTCGTTGCTGCAGGTGAGCAACTTGCGAGTGAGAAGACTTGGGCGGATGCGGTCAACGTTGCCTTGCAAATGCAATCCGCGGGCGCCGATTTGATTGACATTGGCGGTGAGAGCACGCGTCCCTACAGCGATCCAGTGGACGCGGAGACCGAGGAACGACGCGTTGTGCCAGTGATTGAGCGGTTGGCCAGTCAGTTGACCATCCCCATCAGCATCGATACCAGCAAAGCCTCTGTTGCTCGAGCCGCAATGCACGCCGGGGCTGAGATCATCAACGATGTGACGGGGTTGGAAGGTGATTCCATGATGCCTGCGGTCGCCGTCGAAACATCGGCAGGCGTCTGCGTGATGCACATGCGAGGCAACCCGCAGACGATGCAGGACGATCCCAGCTACGACGACGTGGTGGAGGAGATCGAGCAGTATTTGTTGGCTCGCCGGCAAGCTTGTCTGGACGCTGGGATTGATGCGGAGCGGATTTGTTTGGATCCCGGAATCGGGTTTGGGAAGACTCACGAGCACAATCTCACCCTGTTAACAGCGACCCAACGCTTCGCTTCGCACGGCACACCCATTTTGATGGGGCATTCCCGGAAGGGATTCATCAAGAAGCTGTTGCAAAGCAAACAGCGTCTTTCAGGTGACGGCTACGACCCGATGGCTGGCACGCTGGGGGTGTCGCTGGCCGTCGCTGCGGCTGGTGCTCATGTCATTCGTGTGCATGACGTGGCGGAAACCACTCAGGCCCTGGACCTGTTCGAAGCAGCGGGCGGTTTGGATGGAAGAGTTGCGGGAAGGTGA